One Setaria viridis chromosome 3, Setaria_viridis_v4.0, whole genome shotgun sequence DNA window includes the following coding sequences:
- the LOC117849510 gene encoding uncharacterized protein — MSEFVRSRYDKQEDFQVLLSKKDPGESPQHKHYLWMAHWTKASSSAEPQNNNISNPLEDINKGSTTKHSETLPYEFMKSTVAERLMVGVSRGSASMQHAQQFNSSMWGVAHHVCNELGAKNNEQVDESFEKSMKNNAVNLRAREVVSEAFSVHKLSELPLDFQKLGSSEDPSSDWSHFPMFEINRKIDNILNPKRRSELGPASLNLNMSTSHVMALSSQEYMMNSQRIADDNMEMCKSARGFASRIEDPAGLNSDPSGKKLKRKLLDTMSCSCSKNDNDSSDCPIDDQHTSHHFARAKQELPCASNEKKFMFAANNDSRIVSSAFHNLETRRSAVLEQQNDAEAMFCAPVLGREFQNEPITISNNRKKDVENLHETYKSRGKAVSCCLQPYEQQHLKTQRTESAANLKGCILPDQSANKFTEKSKSNGELLTHGPKSTEMYTGSCNRRGPCLFEKLTIPSKSQSAHPKNSASSGKSSGFGVCMYGTNIGSQLFGAQNQSSAKTETLYSDTLIRSKSSAGIASLPAQKDYGCPDEAKSEQLATPPRRGDSRFSKDDRFHNVNEHHDVSSKATIASKQSCMPGTRITNLDLILSQMSRMRNQISSGMVQPPIGAEPSDRWLKRLQLDISDPDIPGSKRPKIGDSPPLGETKCLFDMALPCNKIDGEMIGRAKEDQGLDEGNNELQDKQERTSVPAKSMNSWIGRWCQGGTSVFHEDLGQGRQERKPDQPSEELEGQFPSIAAMAMMGRVMNKLRPCEHQKKGPFVVWKTD, encoded by the exons ATGTCGGAATTCGTCAGGAGTAGATATGATAAGCAAGAAGATTTTCAAGTTCTGTTGAGCAAGAAAGATCCTGGAGAATCACCTCAACACAAGCATTACCTGTGGATGGCACACTGGACCAAGGCAAGCAGCAGTGCAGAACCCCAAAATAACAATATCAGCAACCCTTTGGAGGATATCAACAAGGGCAGTACAACAAAACACAGTGAGACTTTGCCTTATGAATTCATGAAATCTACAGTAGCTGAAAGGCTCATGGTAGGAGTAAGCCGTGGAAGTGCCTCCATGCAGCATGCCCAACAATTCAATTCTAGCATGTGGGGTGTGGCACATCATGTTTGCAATGAATTGGGAGCAAAGAATAATGAACAGGTTGATGAGTCTTTTGAAAAATCCATGAAGAATAATGCTGTGAACTTACGTGCTAGGGAAGTTGTGTCAGAAGCATTTTCTGTTCACAAGCTTTCAGAGTTACCATTGGATTTTCAGAAACTTGGGAGCTCAGAGGATCCAAGTTCAGATTGGAGCCACTTTCCTATGTTCGAAATTAATCGAAAGATTGACAACATACTCAACCCAAAACGAAGGTCTGAACTTGGTCCTGCATCTCTGAATCTAAATATGTCTACATCTCATGTTATGGCACTATCATCACAGGAATATATGATGAACTCACAACGAATAGCTGATGATAATATGGAAATGTGCAAATCTGCAAGAGGCTTTGCATCTCGCATAGAAGATCCTGCTGGCCTTAACTCAGATCCTTCAGGGAAAAAGTTAAAAAGAAAATTATTGGATACAATGTCATGTTCTTGCAGCAAGAATGACAACGACTCATCAGATTGTCCAATAGATGATCAGCATACAAGCCACCATTTTGCAAGAGCAAAGCAAGAGCTACCCTGTGCATCTAATGAAAAAAAGTTCATGTTTGCAGCAAACAATGACAGCCGAATTGTTTCAAGTGCGTTCCACAATCTGGAGACAAGAAGATCTGCTGTCCTTGAACAACAAAATGATGCAGAGGCCATGTTCTGTGCACCAGTACTTGGTAGAGAGTTTCAGAATGAACCAATAACTATATCTAACAACAGAAAGAAGGATGTTGAAAATTTGCATGAGACGTATAAATCTCGTGGCAAGGCTGTTTcatgttgtttacaaccttATGAGCAGCAGCATCTGAAAACACAGAGAACGGAATCTGCAGCAAATTTGAAAGGCTGCATCTTACCTGATCAAAGTGCAAACAAATTCACAGAAAAGAGTAAGAGTAATGGTGAGCTGCTGACACATGGACCAAAGTCAACGGAAATGTATACTGGTTCTTGTAACCGACGAGGACCCTGTTTATTTGAAAAGTTAACAATTCCTTCCAAGTCACAAAGTGCGCATCCTAAAAATTCTGCGTCTTCAGGAAAATCTAGTGGCTTTGGAGTTTGTATGTACGGCACCAATATCGGCAGTCAGCTATTTGGAGCACAGAATCAATCTTCAGCTAAGACTGAAACACTGTACAGTGATACTCTTATTCGGTCGAAATCCTCAGCAG gCATTGCTTCATTGCCGGCACAAAAG GACTACGGTTGCCCAGATGAAGCAAAAAGTGAGCAGCTGGCGACTCCTCCACGAAGAGGAGATTCACGATTCAGTAAAGATGACAGATTCCATAATGTGAATGAACATCATGATGTTTCGTCCAAAGCTACTATTGCCAGTAAGCAATCATGCATGCCTGGAACAAGAATCACAAACCTAGATCTCATCCTATCCCAAATGAGCAGAATGAGAAATCAAATTTCTAGTGGTATGGTTCAACCACCAATAGGCGCTGAGCCAAGTGATAGATGGCTGAAGCGCCTACAGCTTGATATATCAGATCCTGACATCCCTGGTTCCAAGAGGCCAAAAATAGGAGACAGTCCTCCACTCGGGGAAACAAAATGTTTGTTTGACATGGCGCTTCCTTGCAACAAGATTGATGGCGAAATGATTGGTCGTGCCAAGGAGGACCAGGGCTTGGATGAAGGGAATAATGAACTCCAAGACAAGCAAGAAAGAACCTCAGTTCCAGCAAAGAGTATGAATAGTTGGATAGGAAGATGGTGCCAGGGTGGCACTTCTGTTTTTCATGAAGACCTAGGCCAGGGAAGACAAGAAAGAAAACCTGACCAGCCATCTGAAGAACTTGAAGGACAGTTCCCGAGCATCGCGGCTATGGCGATGATGGGGCGAGTGATGAACAAGCTTCGGCCCTGCGAGCATCAGAAGAAGGGGCCATTTGTTGTGTGGAAGACAGATTGA